A stretch of Anaeromyxobacter dehalogenans 2CP-1 DNA encodes these proteins:
- a CDS encoding radical SAM protein — MSTRSASAAGPWRLTLVTDPDDCNLACAMCPCGAARARGGPRSPPRRMAPALAAGVLEERRGSPLRELIPSTMGEPLLWPALPDLLARAAALGLRGNVTTNGTFPGRGAAGWAEVLVPACRDVKISWNGATPATAAAVMPGLDLDAAVEGVRVLVAARDRHAAGGGARCSVSFQVTAREDNVAELPGIVRLAARLGVDRVKLNQLQVRSPDLAPLSLRRSPEAIARWNAAARAVRAAAAEALARSGRAPALENAVELAPDPAAPAPRGPCPFAGREAWVHPDGRLAPCPHPAAATGALGEFGSVADAPLGALWAAPAFRAFVAPGPGGHPVHPLCDRCAFRGPGGA, encoded by the coding sequence TTGTCAACGCGCTCCGCCAGCGCCGCCGGCCCGTGGCGGCTCACGCTCGTCACCGACCCGGACGACTGCAACCTCGCCTGCGCCATGTGCCCGTGCGGTGCGGCGCGGGCGCGGGGCGGGCCGCGCTCGCCGCCGCGGCGCATGGCGCCGGCGCTCGCGGCCGGCGTGCTGGAGGAGCGGCGCGGCAGCCCGCTCCGGGAGCTCATCCCCTCCACCATGGGGGAGCCGCTGCTCTGGCCGGCGCTGCCGGACCTGCTGGCGCGCGCGGCGGCGCTCGGGCTCCGGGGCAACGTCACCACCAACGGCACCTTCCCCGGCCGCGGCGCCGCCGGCTGGGCCGAGGTCCTGGTGCCGGCGTGCCGCGACGTCAAGATCTCCTGGAACGGCGCCACCCCTGCGACCGCCGCGGCGGTGATGCCCGGCCTCGATCTCGACGCCGCGGTGGAGGGGGTCCGGGTCCTGGTCGCCGCACGCGACCGGCACGCGGCCGGCGGCGGCGCCCGCTGCAGCGTCTCGTTCCAGGTGACCGCGCGCGAGGACAACGTGGCGGAGCTGCCCGGGATCGTGCGGCTCGCGGCGCGCCTCGGCGTGGATCGGGTGAAGCTGAACCAGCTCCAGGTGCGCAGCCCCGACCTGGCGCCGCTGTCGCTGCGCCGCAGCCCCGAGGCCATCGCGCGCTGGAACGCCGCGGCGCGGGCGGTGCGCGCGGCGGCCGCGGAGGCGCTCGCGCGCTCCGGACGCGCGCCGGCGCTCGAGAACGCCGTCGAGCTCGCGCCGGATCCGGCCGCCCCGGCGCCGCGCGGCCCCTGCCCGTTCGCGGGACGGGAGGCCTGGGTCCACCCCGACGGCCGACTGGCGCCGTGCCCGCACCCGGCCGCCGCCACGGGCGCGCTGGGCGAGTTCGGCTCGGTGGCCGACGCGCCGCTCGGCGCGCTGTGGGCGGCCCCGGCGTTCCGGGCGTTCGTCGCGCCCGGCCCGGGGGGGCACCCCGTTCACCCGCTGTGCGACCGCTGCGCGTTCCGGGGCCCCGGCGGCGCCTGA
- a CDS encoding helix-turn-helix domain-containing protein codes for MKTARDTQKRPRRPAAAPPEARSAPEPGEVAPAGKDLTPVVGTNLRRLRTQRDLSLEKLSKLSGVSRAMLGQIELGQSAPTINVLWKISSALSVPFSALITARSTGGLHVLRAEHAKVLSSHDGSYSSRALFPFDEPRRVEFYELRMAPGSVERADAHNPGTIENLVVAAGAVEIEVPGRKEQLGTGDAIVFQADAPHVYRSRADVETVMYLVMTYADTVG; via the coding sequence ATGAAGACCGCCCGCGACACGCAGAAGCGACCCCGGCGTCCGGCCGCGGCACCGCCCGAGGCCCGCTCCGCCCCCGAGCCGGGCGAGGTGGCGCCCGCCGGCAAGGACCTCACGCCGGTCGTCGGGACCAACCTCCGCCGGCTGCGCACCCAGCGCGACCTGTCGCTGGAGAAGCTCTCGAAGCTGTCCGGGGTCTCTCGCGCGATGCTCGGCCAGATCGAGCTCGGGCAGAGCGCCCCGACCATCAACGTGCTCTGGAAGATCTCGTCCGCCTTGAGCGTGCCGTTCTCGGCGCTCATCACCGCGCGCAGCACCGGCGGCCTGCACGTGCTCCGGGCCGAGCACGCGAAGGTGCTGAGCAGCCACGACGGCAGCTACTCCTCCCGGGCCCTGTTTCCGTTCGACGAGCCGCGCCGGGTGGAGTTCTACGAGCTGCGCATGGCGCCGGGGAGCGTGGAGCGCGCCGACGCGCACAACCCCGGGACCATCGAGAACCTGGTGGTCGCCGCGGGCGCGGTGGAGATCGAGGTCCCCGGCCGCAAGGAGCAGCTCGGCACCGGGGACGCCATCGTGTTCCAGGCCGACGCGCCGCACGTGTACCGGAGCCGGGCCGACGTCGAGACGGTCATGTACCTCGTGATGACCTACGCCGACACGGTGGGCTGA
- a CDS encoding response regulator produces MVPHIGELLVRRGVATAAQVESALHDPRDRPLPLASRLLEAGVDEGALAAALAERFGMPGVDLSRTTIDLDALEAVPRTVAEQDLILPLSLEGGRIHLAMARPLDDRVVAELRFVTGREVSVYAAIRSALDRAIEGAYEARARGERSWRGANAGPLPELGAAFPEGEAADEPLDVVEVLEADLLPDEPDVGVRIEVGAPEPLPVRADARPLALVVDDEPEIRQLVQRTLESRGWAVELATDGEEALARADALLPDVVLLDAMLPRLHGFEACRRLRSSPRTRNVPVVMMTAIYRGWRFAEDARENYGAVDYVEKPFRLDDLARRVAAAREASASRPLAPAPEADARVARGRALLDEGRAVEAAALLADAAHADPLGAEAHLQLGRALAATGDAFGAMTALERAVELRPGNLPGLRALARLYEEKGFRRNAAGTLERAVAAAPEGAERAAIREDLLRLLA; encoded by the coding sequence GTGGTTCCGCACATCGGGGAGCTGCTGGTCCGGCGCGGCGTGGCGACCGCCGCGCAGGTGGAGTCCGCGCTGCACGACCCGCGCGATCGGCCGCTGCCGCTCGCGTCGAGGCTGCTGGAGGCGGGCGTGGACGAGGGCGCGCTGGCCGCCGCGCTGGCGGAGCGCTTCGGCATGCCCGGGGTGGACCTGTCGCGCACCACCATCGATCTCGACGCGCTGGAGGCCGTTCCGCGGACGGTGGCCGAGCAGGACCTGATCCTGCCGCTCTCGCTGGAGGGCGGGCGCATCCACCTCGCCATGGCGCGCCCGCTCGACGACCGCGTCGTCGCCGAGCTGCGCTTCGTGACCGGGCGCGAGGTGTCGGTGTACGCGGCGATCCGCTCGGCGCTCGATCGCGCCATCGAGGGCGCCTACGAGGCGCGCGCGCGGGGCGAGCGGTCCTGGCGCGGCGCGAACGCCGGGCCGCTGCCGGAGCTGGGCGCGGCGTTCCCGGAGGGCGAGGCCGCCGACGAGCCGCTGGACGTGGTGGAGGTGCTCGAGGCCGACCTCCTGCCCGACGAGCCGGACGTGGGCGTGCGGATCGAGGTGGGCGCGCCGGAGCCGCTGCCGGTGCGCGCGGACGCCCGGCCGCTGGCGCTGGTGGTGGACGACGAGCCGGAGATCCGGCAGCTGGTGCAGCGCACGCTCGAGTCCAGGGGCTGGGCCGTGGAGCTGGCCACCGACGGGGAGGAGGCGCTGGCCCGTGCCGACGCGCTGCTCCCGGACGTCGTGCTCCTCGACGCGATGCTGCCCCGGCTGCACGGGTTCGAGGCGTGCCGCCGGCTCCGCTCATCGCCGCGCACCCGCAACGTGCCGGTGGTGATGATGACCGCCATCTACCGCGGCTGGCGCTTCGCCGAGGACGCGCGCGAGAACTACGGCGCGGTGGACTACGTGGAGAAGCCGTTCCGGCTCGACGACCTGGCCCGGCGCGTGGCGGCCGCGCGCGAGGCGAGCGCGTCCCGGCCGCTCGCGCCCGCGCCCGAGGCGGACGCGCGCGTGGCCCGCGGGCGCGCGCTCCTCGACGAGGGCCGCGCGGTCGAGGCCGCAGCGCTCCTCGCCGACGCGGCCCACGCCGACCCGCTCGGCGCCGAGGCGCACCTCCAGCTCGGGCGGGCGCTCGCCGCGACCGGCGACGCCTTCGGCGCGATGACCGCCCTCGAGCGCGCCGTCGAGCTGCGTCCGGGCAACCTGCCGGGGCTGCGCGCCCTGGCGCGGCTGTACGAGGAGAAGGGCTTCCGCCGCAACGCGGCCGGGACGCTGGAGCGCGCCGTCGCCGCGGCGCCGGAGGGGGCGGAGCGCGCCGCCATCCGCGAGGACCTGCTGCGCCTGCTCGCCTGA
- a CDS encoding CgeB family protein: protein MRFVVFGLTVSSSWGNGHATLWRALAGALAREGHRLDFFERDQPWYAAHRDLWTLPSGDLVIYRDLSEVRARVDEAIASADVAMVTSYCPDGVEAGDRVLSARSALRAFYDMDTGVTLERARRGQPVEWLGPRGLRHYDLVLSFTGGRALGALAGLLGARRVAPLYGSVDPQVHRPSRPVRPFLGDLSYLGTYAPSRQALLEALFLGPAERLPDRTFVLAGSMYDDRFPWRPNVRYARHLEPSLHPAFFCSSPLTLSVTRAEMAALGHCPSGRLFEAAACGVPVLSDWFDGLDAFFTPGEEILVARSTREAVAAVELPRERLARMGARARERALDEHSAAARARELVRLCEAARRSERLALPPLPGTEARAGIDAGGTRGATAALDAAAEGLAG, encoded by the coding sequence GTGCGCTTCGTCGTCTTCGGGCTGACCGTCAGCTCCTCGTGGGGGAACGGGCACGCCACGCTGTGGCGCGCGCTGGCGGGGGCGCTCGCGCGCGAGGGGCATCGGCTCGACTTCTTCGAGCGCGATCAGCCCTGGTACGCGGCGCACCGGGACCTGTGGACGCTCCCCTCCGGCGATCTCGTGATCTATCGCGACCTCTCCGAGGTGCGGGCGCGCGTCGACGAGGCGATCGCCTCCGCCGACGTGGCCATGGTGACGTCGTACTGCCCGGACGGCGTGGAGGCGGGCGATCGGGTGCTCTCCGCCCGCTCGGCGCTCCGCGCCTTCTACGACATGGACACCGGGGTCACCCTGGAGCGGGCGCGGCGCGGGCAGCCGGTCGAGTGGCTGGGGCCCCGCGGGCTGCGCCATTACGACCTGGTGCTCTCGTTCACCGGCGGCCGGGCGCTCGGCGCGCTGGCGGGGCTGCTGGGGGCCCGCCGCGTCGCGCCGCTCTACGGCTCGGTCGATCCGCAGGTGCACCGCCCCTCGCGCCCGGTCCGCCCGTTCCTGGGCGACCTCTCGTACCTGGGCACCTACGCGCCGTCGCGGCAGGCGCTGCTGGAGGCGCTGTTCCTCGGCCCGGCGGAGCGGCTCCCGGATCGCACGTTCGTCCTCGCCGGCTCGATGTACGACGATCGCTTCCCCTGGCGCCCGAACGTCCGCTACGCGCGGCACCTCGAGCCCTCGCTCCACCCCGCGTTCTTCTGCTCCTCGCCGCTCACGCTCAGCGTCACCCGCGCCGAGATGGCGGCGCTCGGCCACTGTCCGTCGGGGCGGCTGTTCGAGGCGGCCGCGTGCGGCGTGCCGGTGCTGTCCGACTGGTTCGACGGCCTGGACGCGTTCTTCACGCCCGGCGAGGAGATCCTGGTGGCCCGCTCGACGCGCGAGGCGGTGGCCGCGGTGGAGCTGCCGCGCGAGCGGCTCGCCCGCATGGGCGCGCGCGCCCGGGAGCGCGCGCTCGACGAGCACTCCGCCGCCGCGCGCGCGCGGGAGCTGGTCCGCCTGTGCGAGGCGGCCCGGCGCAGCGAGCGGCTCGCGCTGCCCCCGTTGCCGGGAACGGAGGCGCGCGCGGGGATCGACGCCGGCGGGACGCGGGGGGCCACCGCGGCGCTCGACGCGGCGGCGGAGGGGCTGGCCGGATGA
- a CDS encoding sugar phosphate nucleotidyltransferase: MTWGIVPAAGVGSRIQPLAFSKELLPVGSRLVDGSERPRAVSEYLVERMLRGGADRLCFVISPGKSDIVEYFGGAVGGARICYVVQPRPAGLCDALFRALPFVAPGDEVLVGLPDTVWFPADGYRALPGGGLAFLCFPVERPELFDAVVSGPDGAVREIEVKAAAPSTGWVWGGFKLTGAVLAELHALFVERGEVDAYVGTLVNAWLERGGAAKAVRRGRAYVDVGTLDGYRQALRLLREGPQPEPEDAGAAPGIG; this comes from the coding sequence ATGACATGGGGCATCGTGCCGGCCGCGGGCGTGGGGAGCCGGATCCAGCCGCTGGCGTTCTCGAAGGAGCTGCTGCCGGTGGGGAGCCGCCTGGTGGACGGCAGCGAGCGCCCGCGCGCCGTGTCGGAGTACCTGGTCGAGCGGATGCTCCGCGGCGGCGCCGACCGGCTGTGCTTCGTCATCTCGCCGGGCAAGTCGGACATCGTCGAGTACTTCGGCGGCGCCGTCGGCGGCGCCCGCATCTGCTACGTGGTCCAGCCGCGGCCGGCCGGGCTGTGCGACGCGCTGTTCCGTGCGCTGCCGTTCGTGGCCCCCGGGGACGAGGTGCTGGTCGGGCTGCCGGACACGGTCTGGTTCCCCGCGGACGGCTACCGCGCGCTCCCGGGCGGCGGCCTCGCGTTCCTGTGCTTCCCGGTGGAGCGGCCGGAGCTGTTCGACGCGGTGGTGAGCGGGCCGGACGGCGCCGTGCGCGAGATCGAGGTGAAGGCCGCGGCGCCGTCCACCGGCTGGGTGTGGGGCGGCTTCAAGCTGACCGGCGCGGTCCTCGCCGAGCTGCACGCGCTGTTCGTGGAGCGCGGCGAGGTCGACGCGTACGTCGGGACGCTGGTGAACGCCTGGCTCGAGCGCGGCGGCGCGGCGAAGGCCGTGCGCAGGGGCCGGGCCTACGTGGACGTCGGGACGCTGGACGGGTACCGGCAGGCGCTGCGGCTGCTCCGCGAGGGGCCGCAGCCCGAGCCGGAGGACGCCGGCGCGGCGCCGGGGATCGGGTGA
- a CDS encoding TIGR04290 family methyltransferase — MTRAELEARVRALSPWFHNLELNGVRTAPDHFLGDYPGLVWRAIAPALPQDLSGKSVLDVGCNAGFFSLEMKRRGADRVLGVDFDPRYLAQARLAAEVSGLEIEFRELSVYDVAGLGERFDVVLFMGVLYHLRHPLLALDLLRAHAVGDLLVFQSMLRGSNGRFPAEADYPFEEREVFDHPAWPKLHFVERRYAHDETNWWIPNRACAEAMLRSAGFAPEPVPGTEVYLCRLAEPEAFGGPVYPARPRDGGAP, encoded by the coding sequence ATGACGCGAGCGGAGCTCGAGGCGCGCGTGCGCGCGCTCTCGCCGTGGTTCCACAACCTCGAGCTGAACGGCGTGCGCACCGCGCCGGACCACTTCCTCGGCGACTACCCGGGCCTGGTCTGGAGGGCGATCGCGCCGGCGCTCCCGCAGGACCTCTCGGGCAAGAGCGTGCTCGACGTGGGCTGCAACGCCGGCTTCTTCTCGCTCGAGATGAAGCGGCGGGGCGCCGACCGCGTGCTGGGCGTGGACTTCGATCCGCGCTACCTGGCCCAGGCACGCCTCGCCGCCGAGGTGTCCGGGCTCGAGATCGAGTTCCGCGAGCTGTCGGTCTACGACGTCGCGGGGCTCGGCGAGCGCTTCGACGTGGTGCTGTTCATGGGCGTGCTCTACCACCTGCGGCACCCGCTGCTCGCGCTCGACCTCCTGCGGGCCCACGCGGTCGGCGACCTGCTCGTGTTCCAGAGCATGCTGCGCGGGTCGAACGGCCGGTTCCCGGCGGAGGCCGACTATCCGTTCGAGGAGCGCGAGGTGTTCGATCACCCCGCCTGGCCCAAGCTGCACTTCGTGGAGCGGCGCTACGCGCACGACGAGACCAACTGGTGGATCCCGAACCGCGCCTGCGCCGAGGCGATGCTCCGCTCGGCCGGCTTCGCGCCCGAGCCCGTGCCGGGCACCGAGGTGTACCTGTGCCGCCTGGCGGAGCCGGAGGCCTTCGGCGGCCCGGTGTACCCGGCGCGGCCGCGCGACGGAGGTGCGCCGTGA
- a CDS encoding beta-xylosidase, producing MLWNEPNNLSHWDFDADPGWRRFSEMVRLAGAAVRAERPGLTRVLGGTSPIDAGFLRLVESQGALAEVDAVAVHGFPLDWNHWQIQEWPARLAEITAAVRLPVWVSEVGVSSFGAEEVQEWGLRRTAELLLGRAPRIHWYSLFDLPRAWPATTRHREAEGSSYYRHFYMGLIREDGTPKPALAAFPALAPGLGICQWFHFEDPRLDAGVRWLKDLGVRHLRTGLSWADSFRPGWEAWFDRQMRALEPFEVTVTFCFTPEHRGLKPHHTSPPREPEEYADFCARMVRRYA from the coding sequence ATGCTCTGGAACGAGCCGAACAACCTGTCGCACTGGGACTTCGACGCGGACCCGGGCTGGCGCCGCTTCTCGGAGATGGTGCGCCTCGCCGGCGCGGCGGTGCGGGCCGAGCGCCCCGGCCTGACGCGCGTGCTGGGCGGCACCTCGCCCATCGACGCCGGGTTCCTGCGCCTGGTGGAGTCCCAGGGCGCGCTCGCCGAGGTGGACGCGGTCGCCGTCCACGGCTTCCCGCTCGACTGGAACCACTGGCAGATCCAGGAGTGGCCGGCCCGCCTCGCCGAGATCACCGCGGCGGTGCGGCTGCCGGTGTGGGTCTCGGAGGTGGGCGTCTCGTCCTTCGGCGCGGAGGAGGTGCAGGAGTGGGGGCTCCGCCGCACCGCCGAGCTGCTGCTCGGCAGGGCGCCGCGCATCCACTGGTACAGCCTGTTCGACCTGCCGCGCGCCTGGCCCGCCACGACCCGCCACCGCGAGGCGGAGGGCTCGTCGTACTACCGGCACTTCTACATGGGGCTCATCCGCGAGGACGGCACGCCCAAGCCGGCGCTGGCCGCGTTCCCCGCGCTCGCGCCCGGCCTGGGCATCTGCCAGTGGTTCCACTTCGAGGACCCGCGGCTCGACGCCGGCGTGCGCTGGCTGAAGGACCTCGGCGTGCGCCACCTGCGCACCGGCCTGTCCTGGGCGGACAGCTTCCGCCCGGGCTGGGAGGCCTGGTTCGACCGGCAGATGCGCGCGCTCGAGCCGTTCGAGGTGACGGTCACGTTCTGCTTCACGCCGGAGCACCGCGGGCTGAAGCCGCATCACACCAGCCCGCCGCGCGAGCCCGAGGAGTACGCGGACTTCTGCGCGCGGATGGTGCGGCGCTACGCCTGA
- a CDS encoding OmpA family protein: MTRLALAAVITLALAAPAAAQVPWDAAKKAAGQATVGKLEKEINRRLLEEGRKNQCSFKTDTDQLEPGCDQKMKRLSNALVDAKKRLNGAGVKNFKFVVSGHTDTSGSAAHNQELSARRAAVIEKELVARGIPQAEIESVGMGSKKPLVKPDDTPAKKAKNRRYELQVKL, encoded by the coding sequence ATGACCCGCCTCGCACTCGCCGCCGTGATCACCCTCGCCCTCGCCGCCCCTGCGGCCGCACAGGTGCCCTGGGACGCCGCCAAGAAGGCGGCGGGCCAGGCCACCGTCGGGAAGCTCGAGAAGGAGATCAACCGCCGCCTGCTGGAGGAGGGCCGCAAGAACCAGTGCTCCTTCAAGACCGACACCGATCAGCTCGAGCCCGGCTGCGACCAGAAGATGAAGCGGCTCTCGAACGCGCTGGTGGACGCGAAGAAGCGCCTGAACGGCGCGGGCGTGAAGAACTTCAAGTTCGTGGTCTCCGGCCACACCGACACGTCCGGCTCGGCCGCGCACAACCAGGAGCTGTCCGCCCGGCGCGCCGCCGTGATCGAGAAGGAGCTGGTGGCGCGGGGGATCCCGCAGGCGGAGATCGAGTCGGTGGGCATGGGCTCGAAGAAGCCGCTGGTGAAGCCCGACGACACGCCGGCGAAGAAGGCGAAGAACCGGCGCTACGAGCTGCAGGTGAAGCTCTAG
- a CDS encoding NfeD family protein — translation MDWWMWVLAGIGLLVVELVTPGGLFALFFGVGALVVAPAAAAGLGRVGQWLLFTAVSLALLATLRRRLQDRLSRRPGGAVDSLVGEEVVLIGDVPAGGEGPAELRGVPWRARAVGGDALRAGQRCRVERVEGVLLWVRAA, via the coding sequence ATGGACTGGTGGATGTGGGTGCTGGCCGGGATCGGCCTGCTGGTGGTGGAGCTGGTCACGCCGGGCGGGCTGTTCGCGCTGTTCTTCGGCGTGGGCGCGCTGGTGGTGGCGCCCGCCGCGGCGGCGGGCCTGGGTCGTGTCGGGCAGTGGCTGCTGTTCACCGCCGTCTCGCTGGCGCTGCTCGCGACGCTGCGCCGCCGGCTGCAGGACCGCCTGTCGCGGCGCCCGGGGGGCGCGGTGGACTCGCTCGTCGGCGAGGAGGTCGTGCTGATCGGCGACGTGCCCGCCGGCGGCGAGGGGCCCGCCGAGCTGCGCGGTGTGCCCTGGCGCGCGCGGGCGGTGGGCGGCGACGCGCTCCGGGCCGGCCAGCGCTGCCGGGTGGAGCGGGTCGAGGGCGTGCTGCTGTGGGTCCGCGCCGCCTGA
- a CDS encoding SPFH domain-containing protein, with product MEPMSAGLMIAIVVAAFAVFVVVKTAVVVPQQNAFVVERLGRFHSVLDAGFHVLLPFADVIRYRHTLKEQAVDIPEQICITKDNVQVAVDGILYLKVLDAQRASYGIADYYYAISQLAQTALRSEIGKIDLDRTFEERSHINAMVVTELDKATGPWGVKVLRYEIKNITPPQDVLAAMEKQMRAEREKRAVVLTSEGERDAAINNAEGKKQQVIKESEASRQQQINEAEGQAQAILAVAHATAEGLRKVAEAISGPGGVEAVQLRVAEQYVEQFGQLAKVNNTVILPATLSDVGSMVAAAMNVLKTARAEEPVRSAAMAPPRMGAAVPPRPPLPRP from the coding sequence ATGGAGCCGATGAGCGCCGGGCTGATGATCGCGATCGTGGTCGCGGCCTTCGCCGTGTTCGTGGTGGTGAAGACCGCGGTGGTGGTGCCGCAGCAGAACGCGTTCGTGGTGGAGCGGCTGGGCCGGTTCCACAGCGTGCTCGACGCCGGCTTCCACGTGCTGCTGCCGTTCGCGGACGTCATCCGCTACCGGCACACGCTGAAGGAGCAGGCGGTCGACATCCCCGAGCAGATCTGCATCACCAAGGACAACGTGCAGGTGGCGGTGGACGGCATCCTCTACCTGAAGGTGCTCGACGCCCAGCGCGCGTCCTATGGCATCGCGGACTACTACTACGCCATCAGCCAGCTGGCGCAGACCGCGCTCCGCTCCGAGATCGGCAAGATCGACCTCGACCGGACGTTCGAGGAGCGCTCGCACATCAACGCCATGGTCGTCACGGAGCTCGACAAGGCCACCGGGCCCTGGGGCGTGAAGGTGCTGCGCTACGAGATCAAGAACATCACCCCGCCGCAGGACGTGCTCGCCGCCATGGAGAAGCAGATGCGCGCCGAGCGCGAGAAGCGCGCGGTGGTGCTCACCTCCGAGGGCGAGCGCGACGCCGCCATCAACAACGCGGAGGGCAAGAAGCAGCAGGTCATCAAGGAGTCCGAGGCCTCGCGCCAGCAGCAGATCAACGAGGCCGAGGGTCAGGCCCAGGCCATCCTCGCGGTCGCGCACGCCACCGCCGAGGGCCTGCGCAAGGTGGCGGAGGCGATCTCCGGGCCGGGCGGCGTGGAGGCGGTCCAGCTCCGCGTGGCCGAGCAGTACGTGGAGCAGTTCGGCCAGCTCGCGAAGGTGAACAACACGGTGATCCTGCCGGCCACGCTCTCCGACGTGGGTTCGATGGTGGCGGCGGCCATGAACGTGCTGAAGACCGCGCGCGCCGAGGAGCCGGTGCGCAGCGCCGCCATGGCCCCGCCGCGCATGGGGGCCGCCGTGCCGCCGCGCCCCCCGCTGCCGCGGCCCTGA
- a CDS encoding DUF4142 domain-containing protein has protein sequence MIVRISKLALGAALAIAAGSAGAQTPGTPRPIPRQPPATTPPITAAPGQPAAGQPALTEDARNTLATLHLRNAFEVDAGQLAQQQGGSQPVKDFGRTLEQDARRVDGELASLVRERGQDVATLPLPEHERAGHQQMMDRLRAVQGDAFDRELVRAAIDVEQRYVQDLKTMRNRTPGQDARLKKWLDDTENVAEAHLAAARALKRSQDGQRAARRPPGAP, from the coding sequence ATGATCGTACGAATCTCGAAGCTCGCGCTCGGCGCGGCGCTGGCGATCGCCGCCGGCTCCGCCGGCGCCCAGACGCCGGGCACGCCGCGGCCGATCCCGCGGCAACCGCCCGCCACCACGCCGCCGATCACCGCGGCGCCCGGGCAGCCGGCGGCAGGCCAGCCGGCGCTGACCGAGGACGCCCGCAACACGCTCGCCACCCTGCACCTGCGCAACGCGTTCGAGGTGGACGCCGGACAGCTCGCGCAGCAGCAGGGCGGGTCGCAGCCGGTGAAGGACTTCGGCCGCACGCTCGAGCAGGACGCCCGCCGGGTCGACGGGGAGCTGGCGTCCCTGGTGCGCGAGCGCGGGCAGGACGTGGCCACGCTGCCCCTGCCGGAGCACGAGCGGGCCGGGCACCAGCAGATGATGGACCGGTTGCGCGCGGTGCAGGGCGACGCGTTCGACCGCGAGCTGGTCCGCGCCGCCATCGACGTCGAGCAGCGCTACGTCCAGGACCTGAAGACGATGCGCAACCGGACGCCGGGCCAGGACGCGCGCCTGAAGAAGTGGCTGGACGACACCGAGAACGTGGCCGAGGCGCACCTCGCCGCGGCGCGCGCGCTCAAGCGCAGCCAGGACGGGCAGCGCGCGGCGCGCCGTCCGCCCGGGGCGCCCTGA
- a CDS encoding MerR family transcriptional regulator has product MWGYRTRDVARMLGLPPAEVRRFARAGFVAARRGPGNALRFSFQDLVLLRAAAGLVQARLRPARVRRALRRLAAQLPEGRSLASVQVAAEGGRVVVRDGGARWHPDTGQVLLDFEIGELARRVAPLVRAAARRGRGMRPLDGEAWFHWGRDLHDVAPAEARTAYRQALGVAPDHAGAHLHLGRLLLRDEGDARAAELHLRRALEDPALRAGAGVALSAALEAQGLLDEALLACARAIEADPALPDAHRAAARLLERLGRAEDARRHLDAARDGD; this is encoded by the coding sequence ATGTGGGGTTACCGCACCCGCGACGTCGCCCGCATGCTCGGCCTCCCACCGGCGGAGGTCCGGCGCTTCGCGCGCGCGGGCTTCGTGGCGGCGCGGCGCGGTCCGGGCAACGCGCTGCGCTTCTCGTTCCAGGACCTCGTCCTCCTGCGGGCGGCGGCCGGGCTGGTCCAGGCGCGGCTCCGGCCGGCCCGGGTGCGGCGCGCGCTGCGCCGGCTGGCGGCGCAGCTTCCCGAGGGCCGCTCGCTCGCGTCGGTCCAGGTGGCCGCCGAGGGCGGGCGGGTGGTCGTGCGCGACGGCGGCGCGCGGTGGCACCCGGACACCGGGCAGGTGCTGCTCGACTTCGAGATCGGCGAGCTGGCCCGGCGCGTGGCGCCGCTGGTGCGGGCGGCGGCCCGGCGCGGGCGGGGGATGCGGCCGCTCGACGGCGAGGCGTGGTTCCACTGGGGCCGCGACCTGCACGACGTGGCGCCCGCCGAGGCGCGCACCGCCTACCGGCAGGCGCTCGGGGTCGCGCCGGACCACGCCGGCGCCCACCTGCACCTCGGCCGGCTGCTGCTGCGCGACGAGGGCGACGCGCGCGCGGCGGAGCTGCACCTCCGGCGCGCGCTCGAGGATCCGGCGCTGCGCGCCGGCGCGGGGGTGGCGCTCTCCGCGGCGCTGGAGGCCCAGGGGCTCCTCGACGAGGCGCTGCTCGCGTGCGCCCGCGCCATCGAGGCCGACCCGGCGCTCCCGGACGCGCATCGCGCCGCGGCGCGGCTGCTGGAGCGGCTGGGCCGCGCCGAGGACGCCCGGCGGCACCTCGACGCGGCCCGCGATGGCGACTAG